A portion of the Pectobacterium brasiliense genome contains these proteins:
- the rfaD gene encoding ADP-glyceromanno-heptose 6-epimerase encodes MIIVTGGAGFIGSNIVKSLNDIGYRDILVVDNLKDGTKFANLVDLDIADYVDKEDFIASIVAGDDLGDIDAVFHEGACSSTTEWDGKYMMDNNYQYSKDVLHYCLDRNIPFLYASSAATYGGRNDNFIEERQYEQPLNVYGYSKFLFDQYVREILPEAESQICGFRYFNVYGPREGHKGSMASVAFHLNNQINQGENPKLFSGSENFQRDFIYVGDVAAVNLWFWQNGVSGIFNCGTGRAESFQAVADATLAFHKKGSVEYIAFPEKLKGRYQAYTQADLTNLRAAGYDKPFKTVAEGVAEYMAWLNRTV; translated from the coding sequence ATGATTATCGTTACTGGCGGTGCCGGTTTTATCGGCAGCAATATCGTAAAATCTCTGAATGACATCGGCTATCGGGACATTCTGGTTGTCGATAACCTGAAAGACGGCACCAAGTTCGCCAATCTGGTCGATCTGGACATCGCAGATTACGTGGATAAAGAAGATTTCATCGCCAGCATCGTTGCAGGTGACGATCTGGGCGATATCGATGCCGTATTCCATGAAGGCGCTTGCTCTTCCACCACCGAGTGGGATGGCAAATACATGATGGATAACAACTATCAGTATTCTAAAGACGTGCTGCACTACTGCCTCGATCGCAACATTCCGTTCCTGTATGCCTCTTCTGCCGCAACCTACGGCGGCCGCAACGATAACTTTATCGAAGAGCGCCAATACGAGCAGCCGTTGAACGTTTATGGCTATTCCAAATTCCTGTTCGACCAGTACGTGCGTGAAATTCTGCCGGAAGCGGAATCGCAGATCTGCGGTTTCCGCTATTTCAACGTCTACGGACCGCGCGAAGGCCATAAAGGCAGCATGGCGAGCGTCGCATTCCACCTGAATAACCAGATTAATCAGGGTGAAAATCCGAAGCTGTTCTCCGGTAGCGAGAACTTCCAGCGTGACTTCATCTACGTCGGTGATGTCGCGGCCGTCAACCTGTGGTTCTGGCAAAACGGTGTTTCCGGCATCTTCAACTGCGGTACGGGTCGCGCCGAATCCTTCCAGGCTGTCGCGGACGCCACCCTCGCCTTCCATAAAAAAGGCAGCGTGGAATACATCGCGTTCCCTGAGAAGCTGAAAGGCCGCTATCAGGCTTATACACAAGCCGACCTCACCAATTTGCGTGCCGCTGGCTATGACAAGCCGTTCAAAACCGTCGCCGAAGGCGTGGCGGAATATATGGCCTGGCTGAACCG
- a CDS encoding glycine C-acetyltransferase produces the protein MPAAFYQQLTAQIMAARTEGVFKEERIITSAQQAEIEVMDSDRLLNFCANNYLGLADSPELIAAAKAGLDSHGFGMASVRFICGTQDIHKALEHKLAEFLGMDDAILYSSCFDANGGLFETLMGPEDAIISDALNHASIIDGIRLSKARRYRYANNDMSQLEAQLQLARAEGARHVMIATDGVFSMDGVIADLQGICDLADRYDALVMVDDSHAVGFVGEQGRGTHEHCGVMDRVDIITGTLGKALGGASGGYTAGKREVIDWLRQRSRPYLFSNSLAPAIVTASLRVLDLLEQSGERRERLWTNARLFREKMTAAGFTLAGADHAIIPVMLGEAQLAQDFAQALQREGVYVAGFFYPVVPLGQARIRTQMSAAHTPQQIEFAIEAFIRVGKRLGVII, from the coding sequence ATGCCTGCCGCTTTTTATCAACAACTTACTGCACAAATTATGGCTGCACGCACCGAAGGGGTGTTCAAAGAGGAGCGCATCATTACCTCTGCACAGCAGGCTGAAATCGAGGTGATGGATAGCGACCGCCTGCTCAATTTCTGTGCCAATAATTATCTTGGTCTGGCGGACAGCCCTGAGCTGATTGCCGCTGCAAAAGCCGGATTGGACAGCCACGGTTTTGGTATGGCTTCGGTGCGATTCATCTGTGGAACGCAGGATATCCATAAAGCGCTGGAGCATAAGCTGGCAGAGTTTCTGGGAATGGACGATGCGATTCTCTATTCCTCCTGTTTTGATGCTAACGGTGGGCTGTTTGAAACGCTGATGGGGCCGGAGGATGCGATTATTTCCGATGCGCTTAATCATGCCTCAATCATCGACGGTATTCGGCTATCGAAGGCGCGGCGCTACCGCTATGCCAATAACGATATGAGTCAGTTGGAAGCACAGCTGCAACTGGCCAGAGCGGAAGGGGCAAGGCACGTCATGATCGCCACCGACGGCGTTTTCTCGATGGATGGCGTCATTGCAGATTTGCAGGGGATTTGCGATCTGGCGGATCGCTATGATGCGCTCGTGATGGTGGATGATTCGCATGCGGTGGGATTTGTCGGTGAACAAGGGCGCGGAACGCATGAACACTGCGGAGTGATGGATCGTGTTGACATCATCACCGGCACGCTAGGTAAGGCGCTGGGCGGTGCGTCAGGTGGCTATACGGCGGGCAAGCGCGAGGTGATCGACTGGTTGCGCCAGCGCTCTCGCCCCTATCTGTTTTCCAACTCGCTCGCGCCTGCCATTGTCACCGCGTCGCTCAGGGTATTGGATTTGCTGGAACAGAGTGGCGAACGGCGTGAGCGTCTGTGGACAAATGCCCGTCTGTTCCGTGAAAAGATGACGGCCGCAGGGTTCACGCTGGCAGGTGCCGATCACGCCATTATTCCCGTCATGTTGGGTGAGGCGCAACTGGCACAGGATTTTGCGCAGGCGCTACAGCGGGAAGGTGTTTATGTCGCCGGCTTTTTCTATCCCGTTGTCCCCCTCGGTCAGGCACGTATTCGCACCCAAATGTCGGCCGCCCATACGCCGCAGCAAATCGAATTCGCCATCGAGGCTTTTATCCGTGTGGGCAAACGTCTGGGTGTGATCATCTGA
- a CDS encoding divergent polysaccharide deacetylase family protein yields the protein MSYLTKTPLLALSLLALSPLALAGKLSIVIDDFGYRPHNENQILAMPTAISIAVLPNAPYAREMATKAHQQGREVLIHLPMAPMSKQPLERDTLRPDMSSEEIQRIIRQSVNNVPYAVGLNNHMGSAMTASLPGMQKVMQALSAYQLYFLDSMTIGSSQSSQAAAGTNVKVIKRKVFLDDSQNEAEIRKQFTRAVQIARRSGSAIAIGHPHPSTIRVLQQMLPTLDTDIVLVRPSQLLNEPTRQSEPQPQQPVKPRNPFHGIPQCQVKRPPEAVKNDVFFKLVSSSIRESAPVLFIKHRWQTWIAPAETEAPKQP from the coding sequence TTGTCTTATTTAACCAAAACACCACTATTGGCGTTGAGTCTGCTCGCCCTGTCTCCTTTGGCACTGGCCGGAAAACTTTCCATCGTTATCGATGATTTCGGCTATCGTCCGCATAATGAGAACCAGATTTTGGCAATGCCGACGGCGATTTCCATCGCGGTATTACCCAACGCGCCGTACGCCCGTGAAATGGCGACCAAAGCTCACCAGCAAGGGCGAGAAGTGCTGATCCATCTGCCGATGGCACCGATGAGCAAGCAGCCGCTGGAGCGCGATACGTTACGCCCGGACATGAGCAGCGAAGAAATTCAGCGCATTATCCGCCAATCGGTCAATAACGTGCCTTACGCTGTGGGATTGAATAACCATATGGGCAGCGCGATGACCGCCAGCCTGCCCGGCATGCAAAAAGTCATGCAGGCGCTGAGCGCCTACCAGCTCTATTTCCTCGATAGCATGACCATTGGCAGCAGCCAATCGAGCCAGGCCGCGGCAGGAACGAACGTCAAAGTCATCAAACGCAAAGTCTTTCTGGATGATTCGCAAAACGAAGCCGAGATTCGCAAACAGTTTACCCGTGCGGTGCAAATCGCCCGCCGCAGCGGTTCCGCTATCGCTATCGGGCATCCACACCCTTCAACCATCCGCGTCTTGCAGCAGATGCTGCCGACGCTAGATACCGATATTGTCTTAGTCCGCCCTAGCCAGTTACTGAATGAGCCGACGCGGCAGTCTGAGCCTCAGCCGCAGCAGCCCGTCAAACCGCGTAATCCGTTCCACGGTATACCGCAGTGCCAAGTCAAACGGCCGCCGGAAGCGGTGAAGAACGATGTGTTCTTCAAGCTAGTGAGCAGCAGCATTCGGGAAAGCGCCCCCGTGCTATTTATCAAGCACCGCTGGCAGACCTGGATTGCTCCAGCCGAGACCGAAGCGCCCAAGCAGCCATAA
- the envC gene encoding murein hydrolase activator EnvC, with protein sequence MSKNALFVQSRVACSADRHLSALQKLLTRCVSALCVGVLLLPALSQAEDNQAQLKTLQQDIAAKEKSVQEQQKQRSALIQQLKKQEQSISQASRQLHETRNTLSTLNKELASLSASIAKLQSQQDKQQTLLSRQLDAAFRQGQHSALQLMLSGEESQRNERILAYFGYLNEARQKSIHELQQTRVELADQKRQLEQKQAQQKTLLGDQQQQQQTLEQAQSDRKKTLSTLESSLEKDQQKLTELRQNETRLRDQIARAEREAKARAEREAREAAKVRAKEEQAKRSGSSYKPTEGERSLMARTGGLGRPSGQAIWPVNGRIEHRFGEPLQGELRWKGMVITAPEGTEVKAIADGTVLMADWLQGYGLVVVVQHGKGDMSLYGYNQSALVSVGTQVKAGQPIALVGTSGGQSQPGLYFEIRRQGQAVNPQPWLGR encoded by the coding sequence ATGAGTAAAAACGCGTTATTTGTACAGAGTCGAGTAGCATGTAGCGCCGATCGCCATTTATCCGCATTACAAAAGCTACTAACCCGCTGCGTCAGCGCACTCTGCGTTGGCGTTTTGCTGTTGCCCGCGCTCAGCCAGGCTGAAGATAATCAGGCACAGCTTAAGACCCTGCAACAAGATATCGCCGCGAAAGAAAAAAGCGTTCAAGAACAACAAAAGCAGCGCAGTGCCTTAATCCAGCAGTTGAAAAAGCAGGAGCAGTCCATCTCTCAGGCCAGTCGTCAACTGCATGAAACGCGCAATACGCTGTCTACACTCAATAAAGAATTAGCTAGCCTCAGCGCCTCTATCGCCAAACTGCAATCTCAGCAGGATAAGCAACAAACGCTACTTTCCCGTCAGCTTGACGCCGCCTTCCGGCAAGGTCAGCACAGCGCACTGCAATTAATGCTGAGCGGAGAAGAAAGCCAGCGCAACGAGCGCATCCTCGCCTACTTCGGCTACCTGAATGAAGCGCGGCAGAAATCTATCCATGAATTGCAGCAAACGCGCGTAGAACTGGCTGACCAAAAGCGTCAGTTGGAACAAAAACAGGCACAGCAAAAAACGCTGCTGGGCGACCAACAGCAACAACAGCAGACGCTGGAGCAGGCACAGTCCGATCGGAAGAAAACGCTGTCGACGCTGGAAAGTTCGCTGGAAAAAGATCAGCAGAAGTTGACGGAACTGCGCCAGAATGAAACGCGGTTGCGCGATCAGATCGCCCGCGCTGAGCGAGAAGCGAAAGCCCGTGCCGAACGGGAAGCGCGCGAGGCCGCCAAAGTTCGCGCTAAAGAAGAGCAGGCCAAACGCAGCGGCAGCAGTTACAAACCGACTGAAGGTGAACGCTCACTCATGGCCCGAACCGGCGGTTTAGGACGACCTTCAGGTCAAGCCATCTGGCCGGTTAACGGCCGTATTGAGCATCGTTTCGGTGAACCGTTGCAGGGCGAACTGCGCTGGAAAGGCATGGTGATTACCGCACCCGAAGGAACGGAAGTGAAGGCGATCGCCGACGGAACCGTACTGATGGCTGACTGGCTACAGGGCTACGGGCTGGTCGTTGTTGTGCAGCATGGTAAAGGCGATATGAGCCTGTACGGTTATAACCAGAGCGCATTGGTTTCCGTTGGAACTCAGGTCAAGGCAGGCCAACCCATTGCGCTGGTCGGCACCAGCGGCGGGCAGAGTCAGCCTGGACTGTATTTTGAAATCCGTCGCCAGGGTCAGGCGGTCAATCCACAACCTTGGCTGGGAAGATAG
- a CDS encoding rhodanese-like domain-containing protein has protein sequence MQEIMPFISKHPILSISWVALLVAVIVLTVKSKLSNVKEVVRGEAIRLINKEEAVVVDIRNRDDYRRGHIASAFNLLPNDIKNGSVGELEKHKSQPIIVVCANGLSSREAAENLHKAGFERVQVLKDGLAGWSGENLPLVRGK, from the coding sequence ATGCAAGAGATTATGCCATTCATTAGCAAGCACCCTATTTTGAGCATTTCCTGGGTTGCCCTGTTGGTTGCGGTCATTGTGCTTACTGTGAAGAGTAAACTGTCGAACGTGAAGGAAGTGGTTCGCGGTGAAGCGATCCGACTGATTAATAAAGAAGAGGCTGTCGTCGTTGATATCCGTAATCGTGACGACTATCGCCGTGGCCATATTGCCAGCGCATTTAACCTGTTGCCGAACGACATCAAGAACGGCAGCGTAGGTGAGCTTGAAAAACATAAGTCGCAGCCGATTATCGTGGTATGCGCCAACGGTCTCTCTTCACGCGAAGCCGCCGAGAATTTGCACAAAGCCGGTTTTGAGCGTGTGCAGGTACTGAAAGACGGTCTGGCTGGCTGGAGCGGTGAGAATCTGCCTTTAGTCCGCGGCAAATAA
- the tdh gene encoding L-threonine 3-dehydrogenase, with translation MKALAKLRPEEGIWMVDSPTPELGHNDIMIKIRKSAICGTDVHIYNWDEWSQKTIPVPMVVGHEYVGEIVAIGQEVNGFHIGDRVSGEGHITCGYCRNCRAGRRHLCRNAIGVGVNRPGSFAEYLVIPAYNAFRIPDNISDELAAIFDPFGNAVHTALSFDLVGEDVLIAGAGPIGIMAAAVCRHVGARNVVITDVNAYRLDLASKMGATRAVNVAEEKLADVMMELGMTEGFDIGLEMSGAPSAFRAMLKAMNHGGRIAMLGIPHEPMSIDWGEVIFKGLFIKGIYGREMFETWYKMSALIQSGLDLSPIITHRFHIDEFQKGFDAMRSGQSGKVILNWDEA, from the coding sequence ATGAAAGCATTGGCAAAACTGCGGCCGGAAGAAGGCATCTGGATGGTGGACTCGCCCACGCCGGAGCTCGGGCATAACGACATCATGATTAAAATCCGCAAAAGCGCGATCTGCGGAACGGATGTGCATATCTATAACTGGGACGAATGGTCGCAGAAGACGATTCCCGTTCCAATGGTCGTCGGGCATGAGTACGTTGGCGAAATTGTCGCTATCGGTCAGGAGGTTAACGGTTTTCATATTGGCGATCGGGTCTCTGGCGAAGGGCACATTACCTGTGGCTACTGTCGCAACTGTCGTGCCGGACGGCGTCATTTATGCCGTAATGCTATTGGCGTCGGGGTAAATCGTCCCGGTTCGTTCGCGGAGTATCTGGTGATCCCTGCTTACAACGCGTTTCGCATTCCCGACAATATTTCTGATGAGCTAGCCGCCATCTTCGATCCCTTCGGTAACGCGGTGCATACCGCACTGTCCTTCGATCTTGTGGGAGAAGATGTCTTGATCGCTGGCGCGGGGCCGATAGGCATAATGGCAGCGGCGGTATGTCGCCACGTTGGTGCAAGGAATGTCGTGATTACCGATGTGAATGCGTACCGTCTGGATCTTGCCAGTAAAATGGGGGCAACACGTGCCGTCAATGTGGCAGAAGAAAAGCTGGCTGATGTGATGATGGAACTAGGCATGACCGAGGGATTTGATATCGGGTTAGAGATGTCGGGCGCGCCATCGGCCTTTCGTGCCATGTTGAAAGCGATGAATCACGGTGGGCGCATTGCCATGCTGGGCATTCCGCATGAACCGATGTCGATTGACTGGGGAGAGGTAATTTTTAAAGGGCTGTTTATCAAAGGGATCTACGGACGGGAAATGTTCGAAACCTGGTACAAGATGTCGGCGCTGATTCAGTCTGGACTGGATTTGTCACCGATTATCACCCACCGCTTTCACATTGATGAATTTCAGAAAGGGTTCGATGCCATGCGCTCGGGTCAGTCGGGCAAGGTGATTCTCAATTGGGATGAGGCATAG
- the secB gene encoding protein-export chaperone SecB has translation MSEQNNTEMAFQIQRIYTKDISFEAPNAPQVFQQEWQPEVKLDLDTASSQLADDIYEVVLRVTVTASLGEETAFLCEVQQGGIFTVGGIEGTQLAHCLGAYCPNILFPYARECITSLVSRGTFPQLNLAPVNFDALFMNYLQQQTEGEGAAQPQDA, from the coding sequence ATGTCTGAACAAAACAACACAGAAATGGCTTTCCAAATCCAGCGTATCTACACCAAAGATATCTCTTTTGAAGCGCCGAATGCGCCTCAGGTGTTCCAGCAGGAATGGCAGCCAGAAGTAAAACTGGATCTGGATACGGCCTCTAGCCAGCTGGCTGATGATATCTATGAAGTCGTACTGCGTGTGACCGTAACGGCTTCTCTGGGTGAAGAAACTGCATTTCTGTGTGAAGTTCAGCAAGGTGGTATCTTTACCGTTGGCGGTATCGAAGGAACTCAACTGGCGCACTGCCTGGGCGCATACTGCCCGAACATTCTGTTCCCTTACGCGCGTGAGTGCATCACCAGCCTGGTTTCTCGCGGTACCTTCCCGCAACTGAACCTGGCACCGGTTAACTTTGATGCGCTGTTCATGAATTACCTGCAGCAGCAGACCGAAGGTGAAGGTGCTGCGCAGCCTCAGGATGCCTGA